One Syntrophorhabdaceae bacterium genomic region harbors:
- a CDS encoding radical SAM protein, with the protein MICPVFLPHLGCTKRCTYCHQTYITQIDGDDIKTTIKKMLPKKGAEYEVGLYGGNIFGIEPGFLKKIFASFEEYKDKILNFRISTKPVPLNDEIISILKENNVTVIELGIPSFNNRILQKINRGHTSNDLIMAYNRLRSEGFYVALQVMVGLPDETEQDIMDMVEHILMLKPDYIRIYPLAIIIGTPLWQDYENGSFVPISFEEAVLRALYIYLEASINRIKVVKMGLTDNEVIKEKIVGGFYHPAFGNIVKSEGFFLAMLTKLEDEKIKGHIKIYVHKRDIPHIIGYKRSNMERLKNQGIIIEIEERQVNQGNFVIDCKDKEFNCHISYALKGLYKKGFVAKLPETYDLR; encoded by the coding sequence ATGATATGCCCTGTGTTTTTACCCCATCTCGGTTGCACAAAAAGGTGCACATACTGCCATCAAACCTATATTACCCAAATAGATGGTGATGATATAAAGACAACCATAAAAAAAATGCTCCCCAAAAAAGGAGCGGAATATGAGGTAGGTCTATATGGAGGCAATATCTTTGGTATAGAGCCGGGGTTTTTGAAAAAGATCTTTGCAAGTTTCGAAGAATATAAAGATAAAATACTAAACTTTAGAATCTCCACAAAACCTGTTCCCCTAAATGATGAGATTATATCCATACTTAAAGAGAACAATGTAACAGTCATTGAGCTTGGCATACCATCCTTCAACAACAGGATACTTCAAAAGATAAACAGGGGTCATACTTCAAATGACCTGATCATGGCATATAACAGGCTCAGGTCAGAGGGTTTTTATGTTGCCTTACAGGTTATGGTAGGCCTACCTGATGAGACCGAACAGGACATAATGGATATGGTAGAGCATATACTCATGCTCAAACCTGATTACATAAGGATATATCCCCTTGCTATCATAATAGGGACCCCCCTGTGGCAGGATTATGAAAATGGCAGTTTTGTCCCCATTTCTTTTGAAGAAGCAGTTTTAAGGGCTCTATATATCTATTTAGAAGCCTCTATCAATAGAATAAAAGTGGTAAAGATGGGGCTAACAGACAATGAGGTCATAAAGGAAAAGATAGTGGGTGGATTCTATCACCCTGCATTTGGCAATATAGTGAAATCAGAAGGGTTTTTTCTTGCCATGCTCACCAAATTAGAAGATGAGAAAATAAAGGGCCATATAAAGATATATGTCCATAAAAGGGACATCCCCCATATAATCGGATACAAGAGATCTAATATGGAAAGGTTAAAGAATCAAGGGATTATAATAGAGATAGAAGAAAGGCAAGTAAATCAAGGAAACTTTGTTATAGACTGCAAAGACAAAGAATTTAACTGCCATATCTCTTATGCGCTAAAAGGTCTTTATAAAAAAGGTTTTGTAGCAAAATTACCCGAAACATATGATTTGAGATAG